In a single window of the Cupriavidus sp. P-10 genome:
- the purM gene encoding phosphoribosylformylglycinamidine cyclo-ligase has protein sequence MSASPTDGQAGLSYRDAGVDIDAGDALVDRIKPFAKRTMREGVMAGIGGFGALFELSKKYQEPVLVSGTDGVGTKLKLAFQLNRHDTVGQDLVAMSVNDILVQGAEPLFFLDYFACGKLDVDTAATVIQGIARGCELAGCALIGGETAEMPSMYPDGEYDLAGFAVGAVEKKKIIDGSTITPGDVVLGLASSGAHSNGYSLVRKIIEVAKPDLNADFHGQRLQDAIMAPTRIYVKPLLSLIETLPVKGMAHITGGGLTENVPRVLAQNVTAVLQRDAWTLPPLFQWLQAQGRVADDEMHRVFNCGIGMVVIVAKEDAERAIRHLQAAGEAVWQIGEIRERAEGEAQTIVV, from the coding sequence ATGAGCGCATCCCCGACCGACGGCCAGGCCGGCCTTTCCTACCGCGACGCCGGTGTTGACATCGATGCGGGCGACGCGCTGGTCGACCGCATCAAGCCGTTTGCCAAGCGCACCATGCGCGAAGGCGTGATGGCCGGCATCGGCGGGTTCGGCGCACTGTTCGAACTGTCGAAAAAGTACCAGGAGCCCGTGCTGGTGTCGGGCACCGACGGCGTGGGCACCAAGCTCAAGCTGGCATTCCAGCTGAACCGGCATGACACCGTCGGCCAGGACCTGGTCGCGATGAGCGTCAACGACATCCTGGTGCAGGGCGCCGAGCCGCTGTTCTTCCTGGACTACTTCGCCTGCGGCAAGCTGGACGTCGACACCGCCGCCACCGTGATCCAGGGCATCGCCCGCGGCTGCGAACTGGCTGGCTGCGCGCTGATTGGCGGCGAGACCGCCGAAATGCCGAGCATGTACCCGGACGGCGAATACGACCTGGCCGGCTTTGCCGTCGGCGCGGTCGAGAAGAAGAAGATCATCGACGGCAGCACGATCACCCCGGGCGACGTGGTGCTGGGCCTGGCTTCGTCGGGTGCGCATTCCAACGGCTACTCGCTGGTGCGCAAGATCATCGAGGTGGCCAAGCCGGACCTCAATGCCGACTTCCACGGCCAGCGCCTGCAGGACGCGATCATGGCGCCGACGCGCATCTACGTGAAGCCGCTGCTGTCGCTGATCGAGACCCTGCCAGTCAAGGGCATGGCCCACATCACCGGCGGCGGCCTGACCGAGAACGTGCCGCGAGTGCTGGCGCAGAACGTGACCGCCGTGCTGCAGCGCGATGCCTGGACGCTGCCGCCGCTGTTCCAGTGGCTGCAGGCGCAGGGCCGCGTGGCCGACGACGAAATGCATCGCGTGTTCAACTGCGGTATTGGCATGGTCGTGATCGTGGCCAAGGAAGACGCCGAACGCGCCATCCGCCACCTGCAGGCCGCCGGCGAAGCCGTGTGGCAGATCGGTGAGATCCGCGAACGTGCCGAGGGCGAGGCCCAGACCATCGTGGTCTGA
- a CDS encoding AI-2E family transporter, producing MNAPLLNHETKRILLWIAVAAALFAAIIALAPVLTPFLFAFIFAYILNPGVDWLQRRRVPRAIGVTLMILLLTVICVMLVLLLIAVLQREIPQVREQLPILLKKLNAVVSPRLAEFGVRIRFDFPGLRNMLSDRFSASPEDLLVVLLNYVKMSGSALIEVAGIIFIVPIVMFYLMMDWHMVMRRIEGVVPRRWVPKVRELTNETDALLSQYLRGQILVMVILAAIYSIGLTIAGFDIGVPVGVFTGLAVFIPYIGFGVGLVMAILAAMLQFGNWYGLGAVAVVYGFGQFIESFYLTPRLVGERIGLHPLVVIFALLAFGQLFGFFGVLLALPTCAVLLVGARQLRRVYLASDLYRK from the coding sequence ATGAACGCCCCGCTGCTGAACCACGAGACCAAACGCATCCTGCTCTGGATCGCCGTGGCCGCCGCGCTGTTCGCCGCGATCATCGCGCTGGCGCCCGTGCTGACGCCATTCCTGTTCGCGTTCATCTTTGCCTATATCCTGAACCCAGGTGTGGACTGGCTGCAACGGCGCCGGGTGCCGCGCGCGATCGGCGTGACGCTGATGATCCTGCTGCTGACGGTGATCTGCGTGATGCTGGTGCTGCTGCTGATCGCGGTGCTCCAGCGCGAGATCCCGCAAGTGCGCGAGCAGTTGCCGATCCTGCTCAAGAAGCTCAATGCCGTGGTGTCGCCGCGCCTGGCGGAGTTCGGCGTGCGCATCCGCTTTGACTTCCCGGGGCTGCGCAACATGCTCTCGGACCGCTTCTCGGCCAGCCCGGAAGACCTGCTGGTGGTGTTGCTGAACTACGTCAAGATGTCGGGTTCGGCGCTGATCGAGGTGGCCGGCATCATCTTTATCGTGCCCATCGTCATGTTCTACCTGATGATGGACTGGCACATGGTGATGCGCCGCATCGAGGGCGTGGTGCCGCGCCGCTGGGTGCCCAAGGTGCGCGAGCTGACCAACGAGACCGATGCCCTGCTGTCGCAATACCTGCGCGGCCAGATCCTGGTGATGGTGATCCTGGCGGCCATCTATTCAATCGGGCTGACCATTGCCGGCTTCGATATCGGCGTGCCGGTCGGGGTGTTCACCGGGCTGGCGGTCTTTATCCCGTATATCGGCTTCGGCGTCGGGCTGGTCATGGCGATCCTGGCGGCGATGCTGCAGTTCGGCAACTGGTACGGCCTGGGCGCGGTGGCGGTGGTGTACGGCTTCGGCCAGTTCATCGAGAGCTTCTACCTGACGCCGCGGCTGGTGGGCGAGCGCATCGGGCTGCACCCGCTGGTGGTGATCTTCGCGCTGCTCGCCTTCGGCCAGTTGTTCGGCTTCTTCGGCGTGCTGCTGGCGCTGCCGACCTGCGCCGTGCTGCTGGTCGGCGCGCGCCAGCTGCGCCGGGTTTACCTGGCCAGCGACCTGTACCGAAAATAA
- the hda gene encoding DnaA regulatory inactivator Hda, translating into MSSRPNKQLSLELGSPPPSTFENFVVASNREPVQRLHELPAAVAQERATDRLVYLWGEVGCGRTHLLHAVCEAAPQHGIRSRYLSPHHPLSDFLFDPWCQLYTVDDVELLDEARQIAVFSLYNEVRAHVRTALVVAGGLAPRAMPVREDLRTRLGWGLVYQVAPLSDDDKKAAVLQAARERGLQLSPEITHWLVTRHYRDMPSLMALLDALDTYSLERKRPVTLPLLREMFAEFRD; encoded by the coding sequence ATGTCTTCGCGTCCAAACAAGCAACTGTCGCTCGAACTGGGCAGCCCGCCGCCTTCGACCTTCGAGAATTTCGTGGTGGCGTCCAACCGCGAGCCGGTGCAGCGCCTGCACGAACTACCCGCCGCGGTCGCGCAGGAGCGCGCCACCGACCGGCTGGTCTACCTGTGGGGCGAGGTCGGCTGCGGCCGCACCCACCTGCTGCACGCGGTCTGCGAGGCCGCGCCGCAGCATGGCATCCGCTCGCGCTACCTGAGCCCGCACCACCCGTTGTCCGACTTCCTGTTCGACCCCTGGTGCCAGCTCTACACCGTCGACGACGTCGAACTGCTGGACGAAGCGCGCCAGATCGCGGTGTTCTCCCTGTATAACGAGGTGCGCGCCCACGTGCGCACCGCGCTGGTGGTCGCCGGCGGCCTGGCTCCGCGCGCCATGCCGGTACGCGAAGACCTGCGCACCCGCCTGGGCTGGGGCCTGGTGTACCAGGTCGCGCCGCTGTCCGATGACGACAAGAAAGCCGCAGTGCTGCAAGCGGCACGCGAGCGCGGCCTGCAGCTGTCGCCCGAGATCACGCACTGGCTGGTCACGCGCCACTATCGCGACATGCCCAGCCTGATGGCGCTGCTCGACGCACTCGATACTTACTCGCTGGAACGCAAGCGGCCGGTCACGCTGCCGCTGCTGCGCGAGATGTTCGCTGAATTCCGGGATTAG
- a CDS encoding HAD family hydrolase, translating into MNLALFDLDHTLIPTDSDHEWGRFLVRLGIVDEEIYRQKNDEFYNHYKAGTLDIQAFLRFALGPLAANPRDKLDAMRARFMHEVIDPVITPQARALVYKHIEAGDLCAVVTATNSFVTAPIAAAFGIKHLIATEPATIDGKPESQFTGEVFGVPSFREGKITRVEAWLKAQGATWDNFETTTFYSDSANDLPLLEKVSEPIATNPDDRLRHHAAAAGWRIMDLF; encoded by the coding sequence ATGAATCTGGCACTCTTTGACCTCGACCACACCCTGATCCCGACCGACAGCGACCACGAATGGGGCCGCTTCCTGGTCCGCCTGGGCATCGTCGACGAGGAAATTTACCGGCAGAAGAACGACGAGTTCTACAACCACTACAAGGCGGGCACGCTGGATATCCAGGCGTTCCTGCGCTTCGCGCTGGGGCCGCTGGCGGCCAACCCGCGCGACAAGCTCGACGCCATGCGCGCGCGCTTCATGCATGAAGTGATCGACCCGGTCATCACGCCGCAGGCGCGCGCGCTGGTCTACAAGCACATCGAGGCCGGCGACCTGTGCGCGGTGGTGACCGCCACCAACAGCTTCGTCACGGCGCCGATCGCCGCCGCCTTCGGCATCAAGCACCTGATCGCGACCGAGCCCGCCACCATCGACGGCAAGCCGGAAAGCCAGTTCACCGGCGAGGTCTTCGGCGTGCCCAGCTTCCGCGAAGGCAAGATCACCCGCGTCGAAGCCTGGCTCAAGGCCCAGGGCGCGACCTGGGACAACTTCGAGACCACCACCTTCTACAGCGACTCGGCCAACGACCTGCCCCTGCTGGAAAAGGTCTCCGAACCGATCGCCACCAACCCGGACGATCGCCTGCGCCACCACGCCGCCGCAGCCGGCTGGCGCATCATGGATCTGTTCTGA
- the pcnB gene encoding polynucleotide adenylyltransferase PcnB encodes MIKKLITRLLGKPGPKQRRTGRAHTPRIVNVDEHQIDPTLLSRNAVKVTSTLQQAGYQAFIVGGAVRDLLLGIKPKDFDVATNATPEQVQSLFRRSRIIGRRFQIVHVTFYGGREQEIIEVSTFRALVDAIASETLPEGRRLKRAELDSKTHAIDASGRVLRDNVWGSQAEDAERRDFTINAMYYDPAAQTVHDYHHGMEDIRARTLRMIGDPATRYREDPVRMLRVVRFAAKTSFDIDEATRHPVAGLAELIHNVPSARLFDEMLKLLMSGHAWASLQELRKAGLHKGLLPLLDVALEQPMGQRFVQLALDNTDRRVQAGKPVSPGFLFAALLWHHVLQRWNQLREEGEHAIAALNSAMDSVLEKQTGQLAIQRRFVTDMRDIWGMQPRFEKRVGRMPFRLLESPRFRAGYDFLHLRCQSGELPEELAAWWQDFQNAEPHEREDLIDAVRGARGQGGGQGGGQGSGQGAEGEGPARKKRRRRSPRKSDKVSSRSDSDAGQAAHAGPGQPEET; translated from the coding sequence GTGATCAAGAAGCTCATCACCCGGCTCCTGGGCAAACCCGGCCCCAAGCAGCGCCGCACCGGCCGCGCCCATACGCCGCGCATCGTCAACGTGGACGAACACCAGATCGACCCCACGCTGCTGTCGCGCAATGCCGTCAAGGTCACTTCCACGCTGCAGCAGGCCGGCTACCAGGCCTTTATCGTCGGTGGCGCCGTGCGCGACCTGCTGCTGGGCATCAAGCCCAAGGATTTCGACGTCGCGACCAACGCCACGCCCGAGCAGGTGCAGTCGCTGTTCCGCCGCTCGCGCATCATCGGCCGCCGCTTCCAGATCGTGCACGTGACCTTCTACGGCGGGCGCGAGCAAGAAATCATCGAGGTCTCGACCTTCCGCGCGCTGGTCGACGCCATCGCCAGCGAAACCCTGCCCGAAGGCCGCCGCCTGAAGCGCGCCGAGCTCGACAGCAAGACCCATGCGATCGACGCCTCGGGCCGCGTGCTGCGCGACAACGTGTGGGGCTCGCAGGCCGAAGACGCGGAACGCCGCGACTTCACCATCAACGCGATGTACTACGACCCGGCCGCGCAGACCGTGCATGACTACCATCACGGCATGGAAGACATCCGCGCGCGCACGCTGCGCATGATCGGCGACCCGGCCACGCGCTACCGCGAAGACCCGGTGCGGATGCTGCGCGTGGTGCGCTTCGCCGCCAAGACCAGCTTCGATATCGACGAGGCCACGCGCCACCCGGTCGCCGGCCTGGCCGAGCTGATCCACAACGTGCCGAGCGCGCGCCTGTTCGACGAGATGCTCAAGCTGCTGATGTCCGGCCACGCCTGGGCCTCGCTGCAGGAGTTGCGCAAGGCGGGCCTGCACAAGGGCCTGCTGCCGCTGCTGGACGTGGCGCTGGAGCAGCCCATGGGCCAGCGCTTCGTGCAGCTGGCGCTGGACAACACGGACCGCCGCGTGCAGGCCGGCAAGCCGGTTTCGCCCGGCTTCCTGTTCGCCGCGCTGCTGTGGCACCACGTGCTGCAGCGCTGGAACCAGCTGCGCGAGGAAGGCGAGCACGCCATCGCCGCGCTCAACAGCGCCATGGATTCGGTGCTGGAAAAGCAGACCGGCCAGCTCGCGATCCAGCGCCGCTTCGTCACCGACATGCGCGATATCTGGGGCATGCAGCCGCGCTTCGAGAAGCGTGTCGGCCGCATGCCGTTCCGCCTGCTGGAGTCGCCGCGCTTCCGCGCCGGCTACGATTTCCTGCATCTGCGCTGCCAGTCCGGCGAGCTGCCGGAAGAGCTGGCAGCCTGGTGGCAGGATTTCCAGAACGCCGAGCCGCATGAGCGCGAAGACCTGATCGACGCCGTGCGCGGTGCGCGGGGCCAGGGTGGCGGCCAGGGGGGCGGCCAGGGCAGTGGCCAGGGTGCGGAAGGCGAAGGCCCGGCGCGCAAGAAGCGCCGCCGACGCAGTCCGCGGAAATCGGATAAAGTTTCTTCCCGGAGCGACTCGGACGCGGGCCAGGCAGCACATGCCGGCCCCGGCCAGCCGGAGGAAACGTAA
- the folK gene encoding 2-amino-4-hydroxy-6-hydroxymethyldihydropteridine diphosphokinase, translated as MTLAFIGIGANLGDARQAIKDAIVCLAQQVGITVLARSSLYRTAPVDAGGDDYYNAVVKVQTSFTAPQLLRICHHIEDQFGRERPFRNAPRTLDLDLLVFGNEQYDDEHLTVPHPRVTERAFTLVPLVELDAELSIPGRGRAADFLADVASQRIEKVSTCKCLRLQAEGGAGRTG; from the coding sequence ATGACTCTCGCCTTCATCGGCATCGGCGCAAATCTTGGCGATGCCCGCCAGGCCATCAAGGACGCCATCGTGTGCCTGGCCCAGCAGGTCGGCATCACGGTGCTGGCGCGTTCCTCGCTCTATCGCACCGCGCCTGTCGATGCCGGCGGCGACGACTACTACAACGCGGTGGTCAAGGTGCAGACCTCGTTCACCGCGCCGCAGCTGCTGCGCATCTGCCACCACATCGAGGACCAGTTCGGCCGCGAGCGCCCGTTCCGCAACGCGCCGCGCACGCTCGACCTGGACCTGCTTGTGTTCGGCAACGAACAATACGACGACGAGCACCTGACCGTGCCGCACCCGCGCGTCACCGAGCGCGCCTTCACGCTGGTGCCGCTGGTGGAACTGGACGCCGAGCTGTCGATCCCCGGGCGCGGCCGTGCCGCCGACTTCCTCGCCGACGTGGCGTCCCAGCGCATCGAGAAAGTCTCCACCTGCAAGTGCCTGCGCCTGCAGGCCGAGGGCGGGGCCGGCCGTACCGGCTGA
- a CDS encoding deoxynucleoside kinase: MLDHLRRIVVEGPVGSGKTSLAQRLARTLQAQELPDCARRSPFLEPFYRDPARHALAMQLWCLTQRAVQLQQWQAALLAGQRMVSNFLMAKDRLHASLTLAPDELALYDAIAARFSLPPQRVDLVIVLQATPSLLRERIVRRGEPGEAGIDEHYLQRLADAYGELFHRYDEAPVLVVDTAHFNPVDNEDDFRTLLSRIESMRGRKAFLNLAAP; encoded by the coding sequence ATGCTCGACCACCTGCGCCGCATCGTCGTCGAAGGCCCCGTCGGATCGGGAAAGACCTCGCTGGCCCAGCGCCTGGCGCGCACGCTGCAGGCGCAAGAGTTGCCTGACTGCGCGCGCCGCAGCCCCTTCCTGGAACCGTTCTACCGCGATCCCGCGCGCCACGCGCTGGCGATGCAGCTGTGGTGCCTGACCCAGCGCGCCGTGCAACTGCAGCAATGGCAGGCCGCGCTGCTGGCCGGCCAGCGCATGGTGAGCAATTTCCTGATGGCCAAGGACCGCCTGCACGCCTCGCTGACGCTCGCGCCGGACGAACTGGCGCTGTACGACGCCATTGCCGCGCGCTTCAGCCTGCCGCCACAGCGGGTCGACCTGGTCATCGTGCTGCAGGCCACGCCATCGCTGCTGCGCGAGCGCATCGTGCGCCGCGGCGAGCCGGGCGAGGCCGGTATCGACGAACACTACCTGCAGCGGCTGGCCGACGCCTACGGCGAACTGTTCCACCGCTACGACGAGGCCCCGGTGCTGGTCGTCGATACCGCCCACTTCAATCCGGTGGACAACGAGGACGATTTCCGTACACTACTGTCGCGCATTGAAAGCATGCGCGGCCGCAAGGCCTTTCTCAATCTCGCTGCGCCCTGA
- the panB gene encoding 3-methyl-2-oxobutanoate hydroxymethyltransferase — MSYLLDPSRKTITIPKLQAMRDAGEKIAMLTAYDSSFAALLDYCGVEMILVGDSLGNVMQGQQTTLPVTLEQMAYHTECVARGNQTAMLVTDLPFGTYPTPETAFASAVTLMKAGAQMVKLEGGDWLAPIVKFLVERSIPVCAHIGLTPQSVHALGGFKVQGKTDAGAAQLKRDALALQEAGAQVVLMEAVPAKLAGEITQLLKVPTIGIGAGVDCTGQVLVLQDMINVYPGRKAKFVRNFMEGQTSIEGAVRAYVAAVKDGSFPAPEHTFSA; from the coding sequence ATGAGTTACCTCCTCGACCCCTCCCGCAAGACCATCACGATCCCCAAATTGCAGGCGATGCGCGACGCCGGCGAGAAAATCGCCATGCTGACCGCCTACGACTCCAGCTTCGCGGCGCTGCTCGATTACTGCGGCGTCGAGATGATCCTGGTCGGCGATTCGCTGGGCAATGTGATGCAGGGCCAGCAGACCACGCTGCCGGTCACGCTGGAACAGATGGCCTACCACACCGAATGCGTGGCGCGCGGCAACCAGACCGCCATGCTGGTGACCGACCTGCCGTTCGGCACCTACCCGACGCCGGAGACCGCATTCGCCAGCGCCGTCACGCTGATGAAGGCCGGCGCGCAGATGGTCAAGCTCGAAGGCGGCGACTGGCTCGCGCCCATCGTCAAGTTCCTGGTCGAGCGCAGCATCCCGGTGTGCGCGCATATCGGCCTGACGCCGCAGTCGGTGCATGCACTGGGCGGCTTCAAGGTGCAGGGCAAGACCGACGCGGGCGCCGCGCAGCTCAAGCGCGACGCGCTGGCGCTGCAGGAAGCGGGCGCGCAGGTGGTGCTGATGGAAGCGGTGCCGGCCAAGCTCGCCGGCGAGATCACGCAGCTGCTGAAGGTGCCGACCATCGGCATCGGCGCCGGCGTCGACTGCACCGGCCAGGTGCTGGTGCTGCAGGACATGATCAACGTCTACCCCGGCCGCAAGGCCAAGTTCGTGCGCAACTTCATGGAAGGCCAGACCTCGATCGAAGGCGCCGTGCGTGCCTACGTGGCCGCGGTCAAGGACGGCAGTTTCCCCGCTCCCGAGCACACCTTCTCCGCCTGA
- a CDS encoding ABC transporter permease — protein MEIAAATAAAFRLLGSGDAGLWFIVWTSLAIAVLGLAIATVPAIAAAWLIATRQFPGRRAVVVVAQAFLSFPTVLVGLILYLLLTRQGPLGGLHLLFTPSGMVLGQAVIGFPVVLAFALSTLQGADVRLRETAWVLGAGRWRTFFTVLRELRFGLMAAVVAGFGRVIAEVGSALMIGGNIEGSTRTITTAIALETSKGEFAQGIALGIVLVALALLVNIGMAWLQGAGGFRR, from the coding sequence GTGGAGATCGCTGCCGCCACCGCCGCCGCATTCCGCCTGCTCGGCAGCGGCGACGCGGGGCTGTGGTTCATCGTCTGGACCTCGCTGGCCATCGCGGTGCTGGGGCTGGCGATCGCCACCGTGCCCGCCATCGCCGCCGCCTGGCTGATCGCCACGCGGCAGTTCCCCGGGCGGCGCGCGGTGGTGGTGGTGGCGCAGGCCTTCCTCTCGTTCCCGACCGTGCTGGTCGGGCTGATCCTTTACCTCTTGCTGACGCGCCAGGGCCCGCTGGGCGGCCTGCACCTGCTGTTCACGCCGTCGGGCATGGTGCTGGGGCAGGCGGTGATCGGCTTCCCGGTGGTGCTGGCGTTTGCGCTGTCGACGCTGCAGGGCGCCGATGTGCGCCTGCGCGAGACCGCGTGGGTGCTGGGCGCCGGGCGCTGGCGCACCTTTTTCACGGTGCTGCGCGAGCTGCGCTTCGGGCTGATGGCTGCGGTGGTGGCGGGCTTCGGCCGCGTGATTGCCGAGGTCGGCTCGGCGCTGATGATCGGCGGCAATATCGAAGGCTCGACCCGCACCATCACCACCGCGATCGCGCTGGAAACCAGCAAGGGCGAATTCGCGCAGGGCATTGCGCTGGGCATCGTGCTGGTGGCGCTGGCGCTGCTGGTCAATATCGGCATGGCGTGGCTGCAGGGTGCGGGAGGGTTCCGGCGATGA
- a CDS encoding ATP-binding cassette domain-containing protein yields the protein MTALSQPPASALLTVRGLARTIGLRRLFAIDMLVIPRAAAIVLTGMNGAGKTTMLRMLAGLERAPGATVQWTDANGQPHSAPLDPLPPAVRQRIAYLHQHPYLFRTSVRANIAYGLHARRLPHDEIARRVGEALGWAGVSHLQDTAPEHLSGGEIQRVALARAKVLEPELLLLDEPTSSLDGHAREQVIALVGDLAAEGRTVIMICHDRELINLPGVVRWKLGDGVLDTHHP from the coding sequence ATGACAGCCTTATCCCAACCACCGGCATCCGCCTTGCTGACCGTGCGCGGGCTGGCCCGCACCATCGGCCTGCGCCGCCTGTTTGCCATCGACATGCTGGTGATCCCGCGCGCCGCCGCGATCGTGCTGACTGGCATGAATGGCGCCGGCAAGACCACGATGCTGCGCATGCTGGCCGGGCTGGAGCGCGCGCCGGGCGCCACCGTGCAATGGACCGATGCCAACGGCCAGCCCCACAGCGCGCCACTCGATCCGCTGCCGCCAGCGGTGCGCCAGCGCATTGCCTATCTGCACCAGCATCCCTACCTGTTCCGCACCTCGGTCAGGGCGAACATCGCCTACGGCCTGCATGCGCGCCGCCTGCCGCACGACGAGATCGCACGGCGCGTTGGCGAGGCGCTGGGCTGGGCCGGTGTGTCGCACCTGCAGGACACCGCGCCCGAGCACCTGTCGGGCGGCGAGATCCAGCGCGTGGCGCTGGCACGCGCCAAGGTGCTGGAGCCTGAACTGCTGTTGCTCGACGAGCCGACCTCAAGCCTGGACGGCCATGCGCGCGAGCAGGTGATTGCGCTGGTCGGCGATTTGGCCGCGGAAGGCCGCACCGTGATCATGATCTGCCACGACCGCGAGCTGATCAACCTGCCGGGCGTGGTGCGCTGGAAGCTGGGCGACGGCGTGCTGGACACGCATCACCCGTAG
- a CDS encoding chorismate-binding protein, producing MVASIQPPPSPPAPHPHAGEGSTPSAEGEVFVLLDDATAPAAQSASRLYTGFLREDVLSAGSDTARLDAMLADGWRQGWHATLFAPYEFGGALVDAPVHTGGTMPYHDGALRLLWFRQLRRLDGAGVADWLQANATPAPAGLMGVASDTPREAFDDAIARIHRWIEAGDTYQVNYTQRLRFEAFGDPVALYAALRAAQPVPYGTLARLPGDGWVLSLSPELFVRHDGGGHLLTRPMKGTAPRSGDAQRDAQAAAALAADAKNRAENVMIVDLLRNDLGRIAQPGSVAVPERFAVQPFGAVLQMTSTVTATARAGTAFGALMAALFPCGSITGAPKRRTMEIIAELEGTPRGLYTGAIGWIDAPQAGAAMGPFALSVAIRTLVLAPPAASGLRPGEMGVGGGIVHDSVAAGEFAECGWKARFLTRLDPGFTLFETMRVQDGECLHADRHLARLGASARAFGFAFDAGAAQAEVAARAAQLGAGTWRLRVALDKAGTLAFASGAVVPLPGPVTVDLAPQPLPDADPLRRHKTSARAVFDAGWQAAERAGGFDRLFFNTRDELLEGGRSSVFVRVDGRWLTPPLSADILPGVMRAVVLEQGGAALGAPGEAVEEGVITRAMLARADAVVVANALRGAMPATLA from the coding sequence GTGGTAGCAAGCATCCAGCCCCCGCCCTCTCCCCCGGCCCCTCACCCGCACGCGGGAGAGGGGAGCACGCCCTCAGCGGAAGGAGAGGTCTTCGTCCTTCTCGATGACGCCACCGCCCCGGCGGCGCAGTCAGCATCGCGCCTCTACACCGGCTTCCTCCGCGAAGACGTGCTGTCCGCCGGCAGCGATACCGCCCGGCTCGACGCGATGCTTGCCGACGGCTGGCGCCAGGGCTGGCACGCCACGCTGTTCGCCCCCTATGAGTTCGGCGGCGCGCTGGTCGACGCCCCGGTTCACACCGGCGGTACGATGCCGTACCACGACGGCGCGCTGCGACTGCTCTGGTTCCGCCAACTGCGCCGCCTCGACGGCGCTGGCGTGGCTGACTGGCTCCAGGCCAACGCCACGCCAGCGCCGGCCGGCCTGATGGGCGTCGCCTCCGACACCCCGCGCGAAGCCTTCGACGACGCCATCGCCCGCATCCACCGGTGGATCGAAGCCGGCGACACCTACCAGGTCAACTACACCCAGCGCCTGCGTTTTGAGGCCTTTGGCGACCCGGTAGCGCTGTACGCGGCGCTGCGCGCCGCCCAGCCGGTGCCCTATGGCACGCTGGCGCGGCTGCCGGGCGATGGCTGGGTGCTGTCGCTGTCGCCTGAGCTGTTCGTGCGCCACGACGGCGGCGGGCACCTGCTGACGCGTCCGATGAAGGGTACCGCGCCGCGCTCGGGGGATGCGCAGCGCGACGCGCAGGCTGCGGCGGCTCTGGCCGCCGATGCCAAGAACCGCGCCGAGAACGTGATGATCGTCGACCTGCTGCGCAACGACCTGGGCCGCATCGCGCAGCCGGGCAGCGTGGCGGTGCCCGAGCGCTTTGCCGTGCAGCCGTTCGGCGCGGTGCTGCAGATGACCTCCACGGTCACTGCCACGGCGCGTGCCGGGACCGCTTTCGGTGCATTGATGGCGGCGCTGTTCCCGTGCGGCTCGATCACCGGCGCACCCAAGCGCCGCACCATGGAAATCATCGCCGAGCTGGAAGGCACGCCGCGCGGCCTGTACACCGGCGCGATCGGCTGGATCGATGCCCCGCAAGCCGGTGCCGCCATGGGGCCGTTTGCACTGTCCGTGGCGATCCGCACGCTGGTGCTGGCGCCGCCAGCGGCCAGCGGGTTGCGTCCCGGCGAAATGGGCGTCGGCGGCGGCATCGTCCACGACAGCGTGGCCGCCGGGGAATTCGCGGAATGCGGCTGGAAGGCGCGCTTCCTGACGCGGCTCGATCCCGGCTTTACCCTGTTCGAGACCATGCGCGTGCAGGACGGCGAATGCCTGCACGCGGACCGCCACCTGGCGCGCCTTGGGGCCTCGGCCCGTGCGTTCGGGTTTGCCTTCGACGCCGGGGCCGCGCAGGCGGAGGTGGCCGCGCGGGCCGCGCAGCTTGGCGCCGGCACCTGGCGCCTGCGGGTGGCGCTGGACAAGGCCGGCACGCTTGCCTTCGCCAGCGGGGCAGTAGTGCCGCTGCCCGGGCCGGTCACGGTCGACCTGGCGCCGCAGCCGCTGCCCGATGCCGATCCGCTGCGCCGCCACAAGACCAGCGCCCGCGCGGTCTTCGACGCCGGCTGGCAGGCCGCCGAGCGGGCCGGCGGCTTCGACCGCCTGTTCTTCAATACCCGCGACGAGCTGCTGGAAGGCGGGCGCAGCTCGGTCTTCGTCCGCGTCGATGGCCGCTGGCTGACGCCGCCGCTGTCGGCCGACATCCTGCCCGGCGTGATGCGCGCGGTGGTGCTGGAACAGGGCGGGGCAGCGCTGGGCGCGCCCGGCGAAGCGGTGGAGGAGGGCGTCATCACGCGAGCCATGCTGGCGCGTGCCGACGCGGTCGTGGTAGCCAATGCACTGCGCGGCGCGATGCCGGCAACGCTTGCCTGA